In a single window of the Rhodamnia argentea isolate NSW1041297 chromosome 2, ASM2092103v1, whole genome shotgun sequence genome:
- the LOC115737611 gene encoding root phototropism protein 3-like isoform X1: MKKLTLPGSAVKAQQFAGMAADSWFNDACILDMDYFVKTVAAIKAKGVRPDLVGSIISHYASKWLPELAEDFLEKGGGDLSEFEGGPPESAMASWMKKRFFAETLVGILPTEQDSVACDFLLRLLRAANMVGVEPSYRLELEKRVSWQLERASLKELMIPSFSHACGTLLDIELVLRLVKSFVSLEVEGGGSKSGAALVKVAKLVDCYLAEAAVDSNLSIGKFVALASVLPGHARSSDDGLYRAIDTYLKAHPNVSKQGRKTLCELMDSRKLSPEASLHVAQNERLPVRVVIQVLFSEQAKLNRHLDWSGSFSGARSPKLAGLETPARCLSKREESVQQAEIWKLREEVARLQSQCGGMQAQIERMLEKKSKGFFRWKKIGLVPSSVKNTVGVVERVDEAERVEAGFGTFTPVNMKTRLVRGRTPPKKWRKSTS, encoded by the exons ATGAAGAAGCTGACATTACCGGGATCCGCCGTCAAGGCGCAGCAGTTTGCGGGCATGGCCGCCGACTCTTGGTTCAACGACGCCTGCATCCTCGACATGGACTACTTCGTCAAGACGGTCGCGGCCATTAAGGCCAAGGGCGTCCGCCCCGACCTTGTCGGCTCCATCATCTCCCACTACGCCTCCAAGTGGCTCCCCGAGCTCGCCGAGGACTTCCTTGAGAAGGGCGGCGGCGACCTTTCCGAGTTCGAGGGGGGACCCCCCGAGAGCGCCATGGCGTCATGGATGAAGAAGCGGTTCTTCGCCGAGACCCTCGTCGGGATCCTTCCTACCGAGCAGGACTCCGTCGCGTGTGACTTCTTGCTACGCCTCTTGCGCGCGGCCAACATGGTCGGCGTGGAGCCGAGTTACAG GTTAGAGCTAGAGAAGAGGGTGTCATGGCAATTGGAACGGGCCTCGCTGAAGGAGCTCATGATACCGTCGTTCAGCCACGCATGCGGGACGCTGCTGGACATCGAGCTCGTGCTGAGGCTGGTCAAGAGCTTTGTGAGCTTGGAGGTCGAAGGCGGCGGCAGCAAGAGCGGGGCTGCGCTGGTCAAAGTGGCCAAGCTCGTGGACTGTTACTTGGCTGAAGCCGCGGTCGACTCAAACTTGAGCATCGGAAAGTTTGTGGCTCTCGCCAGCGTTCTTCCCGGTCACGCCCGGTCGTCCGACGATGGCTTATACAGGGCCATCGACACCTATCTCAAG GCACATCCCAACGTGTCGAAACAAGGGAGGAAGACCCTGTGCGAACTGATGGACAGCCGGAAGCTCTCGCCGGAGGCGTCCCTCCATGTGGCCCAGAACGAGCGCCTGCCCGTGCGGGTCGTGATCCAGGTCCTCTTCTCGGAGCAGGCCAAGCTGAACCGCCACCTTGACTGGAGCGGCTCCTTCAGCGGGGCCCGGAGCCCGAAACTGGCCGGGCTCGAGACCCCGGCGCGGTGCCTCTCGAAGCGCGAGGAGAGCGTGCAGCAGGCGGAGATATGGAAGCTGAGGGAGGAGGTGGCGAGGCTGCAGAGCCAGTGCGGCGGCATGCAGGCGCAGATCGAGAGGATGCTGGAGAAGAAGAGCAAGGGCTTCTTCAGGTGGAAGAAGATAGGGTTGGTGCCGAGTTCGGTCAAGAACACCGTGGGCGTGGTGGAGCGGGTCGACGAAGCGGAGCGGGTCGAAGCTGGCTTTGGGACGTTCACGCCCGTCAACATGAAGACCAGGCTTGTCAGAGGCAGGACTCCCCCCAAGAAGTGGAGGAAATCCACGTCATAA
- the LOC115737611 gene encoding root phototropism protein 3-like isoform X2 — MAADSWFNDACILDMDYFVKTVAAIKAKGVRPDLVGSIISHYASKWLPELAEDFLEKGGGDLSEFEGGPPESAMASWMKKRFFAETLVGILPTEQDSVACDFLLRLLRAANMVGVEPSYRLELEKRVSWQLERASLKELMIPSFSHACGTLLDIELVLRLVKSFVSLEVEGGGSKSGAALVKVAKLVDCYLAEAAVDSNLSIGKFVALASVLPGHARSSDDGLYRAIDTYLKAHPNVSKQGRKTLCELMDSRKLSPEASLHVAQNERLPVRVVIQVLFSEQAKLNRHLDWSGSFSGARSPKLAGLETPARCLSKREESVQQAEIWKLREEVARLQSQCGGMQAQIERMLEKKSKGFFRWKKIGLVPSSVKNTVGVVERVDEAERVEAGFGTFTPVNMKTRLVRGRTPPKKWRKSTS; from the exons ATGGCCGCCGACTCTTGGTTCAACGACGCCTGCATCCTCGACATGGACTACTTCGTCAAGACGGTCGCGGCCATTAAGGCCAAGGGCGTCCGCCCCGACCTTGTCGGCTCCATCATCTCCCACTACGCCTCCAAGTGGCTCCCCGAGCTCGCCGAGGACTTCCTTGAGAAGGGCGGCGGCGACCTTTCCGAGTTCGAGGGGGGACCCCCCGAGAGCGCCATGGCGTCATGGATGAAGAAGCGGTTCTTCGCCGAGACCCTCGTCGGGATCCTTCCTACCGAGCAGGACTCCGTCGCGTGTGACTTCTTGCTACGCCTCTTGCGCGCGGCCAACATGGTCGGCGTGGAGCCGAGTTACAG GTTAGAGCTAGAGAAGAGGGTGTCATGGCAATTGGAACGGGCCTCGCTGAAGGAGCTCATGATACCGTCGTTCAGCCACGCATGCGGGACGCTGCTGGACATCGAGCTCGTGCTGAGGCTGGTCAAGAGCTTTGTGAGCTTGGAGGTCGAAGGCGGCGGCAGCAAGAGCGGGGCTGCGCTGGTCAAAGTGGCCAAGCTCGTGGACTGTTACTTGGCTGAAGCCGCGGTCGACTCAAACTTGAGCATCGGAAAGTTTGTGGCTCTCGCCAGCGTTCTTCCCGGTCACGCCCGGTCGTCCGACGATGGCTTATACAGGGCCATCGACACCTATCTCAAG GCACATCCCAACGTGTCGAAACAAGGGAGGAAGACCCTGTGCGAACTGATGGACAGCCGGAAGCTCTCGCCGGAGGCGTCCCTCCATGTGGCCCAGAACGAGCGCCTGCCCGTGCGGGTCGTGATCCAGGTCCTCTTCTCGGAGCAGGCCAAGCTGAACCGCCACCTTGACTGGAGCGGCTCCTTCAGCGGGGCCCGGAGCCCGAAACTGGCCGGGCTCGAGACCCCGGCGCGGTGCCTCTCGAAGCGCGAGGAGAGCGTGCAGCAGGCGGAGATATGGAAGCTGAGGGAGGAGGTGGCGAGGCTGCAGAGCCAGTGCGGCGGCATGCAGGCGCAGATCGAGAGGATGCTGGAGAAGAAGAGCAAGGGCTTCTTCAGGTGGAAGAAGATAGGGTTGGTGCCGAGTTCGGTCAAGAACACCGTGGGCGTGGTGGAGCGGGTCGACGAAGCGGAGCGGGTCGAAGCTGGCTTTGGGACGTTCACGCCCGTCAACATGAAGACCAGGCTTGTCAGAGGCAGGACTCCCCCCAAGAAGTGGAGGAAATCCACGTCATAA
- the LOC115737500 gene encoding pleiotropic drug resistance protein 1-like has protein sequence MEGVDLFKASNSLRSNSNSLWRNTGMDVFSTSTREEDDEEALKWAALERLPTFDRLRKGILTSSRGGANEVDIADLGVHDRKNLIERLLRIAEEDNEKFLLKLKGRIDRVGIQNPTIEVRFEHLSVEAETHVASRSLPTFLNFTANIVEGFLNFFHVIPSRKIHFPILKDISGIIRPCRMTLLLGPPSSGKTTLLLALAGKLDPNLKTLGKVTYNGHGLNEFVPQRSAAYISQHDVHMGEMTVRETLAFSARCQGVGTRYDMLAELSRREKAANIVPDPDIDIYMKAAATEGQEANVVTDYILKVLGLDVCADTMVGNEMLRGISGGQRKRVTTGEMLVGPAKALFMDEISTGLDTSTTYQIVNSVRQYVHIMDGTALVSLLQPAPETYDLFDDIILLSDSQIVYQGPRELVLDFFESMGFKCPERKGVADFLQEVTSRKDQQQYWARKDEPYDFITVNEFAEAFQSFHEGRKLVNELSVPFDKTKNHPAALTAHKYGVGKKNLLDACISRELLLMKRNSFVYIFKLFQLTIIALIAMTLFLKTDMHKNSVNDGGIYTGALFFSVVMTLFNGIPEISMTIAKLPVFYKQRDLLFFPAWAYGLPSWILKIPISLVEVAVWVIVTYYGIGYDKNIGRFFRQYLVLVLINQMASSLFRIIGAVGRDMTIANTFGSFTLLLLFAFSGVVLSREDVKKWWIWGYWASPVMYGQNAIVVNEFFGHSWQHIPANTNEPLGIQVLKARGFFPHAYWYSIGTGALLGFILLFNVVFNLALTYLSPSGKHQTVKSDDSGTESIGARGSVQLSSRGNHSINRSRSGGGEIRRGSKSSSRSSSIGPQTAFDINRNRGMVLPYEPHSITFDDIKYSVDMPPEMKNQGVAEDKLVLLKNVSGAFRPGVLTALMGVSGAGKTTMMDVLAGRKTGGYIEGTITISGYPKKQETFARISGYCEQTDIHSPNVTVYESLLYSAWLRLPPEVNEQTRKMFIEEVMELVELNPLRRALVGLPGVSGLSTEQRKRLTIAVELVANPSIIFMDEPTSGLDARAAAIVMRTVRNTVDTGRTVVCTIHQPSIDIFEAFDELFLMKRGGQEIYVGPLGRHSCHLIKYFEGIEGVSEIKDGYNPATWMLEVTGPAQELALGVDFADLYRESDLYKRNKALIRELSVPAPGSKDLYFPTKYSQSFSTQVMACLWKQNWSYWRNPRYTAVRFLFTTFIALMFGSMFWDIGSRTKRQQDLFNAMGSMYAAVLFLGIQNSSAVQPVVSVERTVFYRERAAGMYSAMPYALSQVLIELPYILAQAAVYGVITYAMMGFDWSATKFFWYIFFMYFTLLYFTFYGMMVVALTPNHQVSAIVSSAFYGIWNVFAGFIIPRTRIPSWWKWYYWACPVSWTLYGMVVSQFGDLMNKLEDNDQPVKHFLRDYFGFRHDFLGAVAGAVIGFTFLFAFVFAYAIRSFNFQRR, from the exons ATGGAGGGCGTCGATCTTTTCAAGGCTAGTAACAGCCTGCGCTCCAACAGCAATTCCCTGTGGAGGAACACCGGCATGGACGTGTTCTCCACGTCGACCAGGGAGGAAGACGACGAGGAGGCCCTCAAGTGGGCCGCGCTCGAGAGGCTCCCCACCTTCGACCGCCTTAGGAAGGGGATACTCACCAGCTCCCGCGGCGGCGCCAATGAGGTCGACATCGCGGACCTCGGGGTTCACGACCGGAAGAACTTGATTGAGCGGCTGCTGAGGATTGCGGAGGAGGACAACGAGAAGTTCTTGTTGAAACTCAAGGGCAGAATCGATAG AGTTGGAATCCAGAATCCGACGATTGAAGTCAGATTTGAGCATCTAAGTGTTGAGGCAGAGACCCATGTGGCTAGCAGATCTTTGCCTACATTCCTCAACTTCACTGCCAATATCGTAGAG ggcttcttgaattttttccacgTTATTCCCAGTAGAAAGATACATTTCCCTATCCTTAAAGATATCAGCGGAATCATCAGACCTTGCAG GATGACGTTGCTTTTAGGTCCTCCAAGCTCTGGGAAGACCACGCTCTTGCTTGCTTTGGCTGGGAAGCTTGACCCTAATCTTAAg ACTTTAGGGAAGGTGACTTACAATGGCCATGGCTTGAATGAGTTTGTGCCCCAGAGAAGTGCTGCATACATTAGTCAACACGATGTCCACATGGGAGAGATGACGGTTAGAGAAACGTTGGCCTTCTCCGCACGGTGCCAGGGAGTTGGAACCCGATATG ATATGTTGGCTGAGTTGTCAAGAAGAGAGAAGGCGGCAAATATAGTTCCTGATCCTGACATTGATATCTACATGAAG GCTGCGGCGACAGAAGGACAGGAGGCCAATGTGGTCACAGATTACATTCTCAAG GTTTTAGGATTGGATGTTTGTGCAGATACCATGGTTGGGAATGAGATGCTAAGGGGCATTTCTGGAGGTCAAAGGAAGCGAGTAACTACAG GCGAAATGCTAGTTGGACCAGCGAAGGCTCTGTTCATGGACGAGATATCTACAGGTCTAGACACCTCGACGACATACCAAATTGTGAACTCAGTCCGGCAATATGTTCACATTATGGATGGAACTGCTCTCGTCTCTCTCCTGCAGCCAGCTCCAGAGACTTACGATCTCTTTGATGATATCATACTCCTTTCAGACAGCCAGATAGTGTATCAGGGTCCACGTGAACTAGTCCTGGACTTTTTCGAGTCAATGGGATTCAAGTGTCCCGAGAGGAAAGGAGTAGCAGATTTCTTACAAGAA GTGACATCGAGGAAAGATCAGCAGCAATACTGGGCGCGTAAAGATGAGCCTTATGATTTCATCACTGTCAATGAATTTGCCGAGGCATTCCAGTCGTTTCACGAGGGAAGAAAGCTTGTGAACGAACTTTCCGTCCCATTTGACAAGACCAAGAACCACCCTGCTGCTTTGACGGCCCACAAGTACGGTGTTGGAAAGAAGAACCTCCTGGATGCTTGCATCTCAAGAGAACTTTTGCTTATGAAGAGAAACTCATTTGTCTATATCTTCAAGCTTTTTCAG CTCACCATCATAGCATTGATAGCCATGACCCTCTTCCTCAAGACTGATATGCACAAAAACTCCGTAAACGATGGAGGAATCTATACAGGCGCTTTGTTCTTCAGTGTGGTCATGACCTTGTTCAATGGAATTCCGGAGATTTCAATGACAATCGCCAAGCTACCTGTCTTTTACAAGCAAAGGGACCTTCTATTTTTTCCTGCGTGGGCATATGGCCTTCCTTCATGGATTTTAAAGATCCCAATTTCACTTGTGGAAGTTGCTGTGTGGGTTATTGTCACCTACTATGGTATTGGATATGACAAGAATATCGGAAG GTTCTTTAGGCAGTACCTTGTGCTGGTACTGATTAACCAGATGGCTTCTTCATTATTCCGAATAATCGGAGCAGTGGGGAGGGACATGACCATTGCAAATACATTCGGCTCTTTTACGTTGCTCCTTCTCTTTGCATTTAGTGGAGTTGTTCTCTCAAGAG AGGATGTGAAGAAATGGTGGATATGGGGTTATTGGGCATCGCCTGTGATGTACGGGCAGAACGCAATTGTCGTTAACGAGTTCTTCGGGCATAGTTGGCAACAC ATTCCAGCAAATACCAACGAGCCGCTAGGGATCCAAGTCTTGAAGGCTCGTGGTTTCTTTCCACACGCGTACTGGTACTCGATAGGAACAGGAGCATTGCTCGGATTCATCTTGTTGTTCAACGTTGTGTTCAATTTGGCTCTAACCTACCTTAGCC CATCTGGCAAGCACCAGACAGTTAAATCGGATGATTCGGGAACTGAATCTATTGGAGCCAGAGGATCTGTCCAATTATCATCTCGTGGAAACCATTCCATTAACAGATCGCGCTCAG GTGGAGGAGAAATCAGGAGAGGAAGCAAGAGTTCTTCCAGATCCTCATCTATAGGTCCACAAACCGCTTTTGACATTAACAGGAATAGAGGGATGGTTCTACCGTACGAGCCACATTCCATTACTTTTGATGACATTAAGTACTCTGTTGACATGCCACCG gaaatgaagaacCAAGGCGTGGCAGAGGACAAATTGGTGCTTCTAAAGAATGTGAGTGGTGCCTTTAGGCCCGGCGTTCTTACTGCTTTGATGGGCGTCAGTGGCGCGGGTAAAACCACTATGATGGATGTGTTGGCTGGCAGAAAAACCGGAGGGTACATCGAGGGTACAATAACGATTTCTGGGTACCCAAAGAAACAAGAGACATTTGCTCGAATTTCGGGATACTGCGAGCAAACTGACATTCATTCTCCTAACGTTACTGTCTATGAGTCTTTGCTCTACTCAGCGTGGCTGCGCTTACCTCCTGAAGTCAACGAGCAAACTAGAAAG ATGTTCATTGAGGAAGTAATGGAGCTGGTGGAACTCAATCCTTTGAGACGAGCGTTGGTGGGGTTGCCTGGGGTCAGCGGTCTCTCAACTGAACAACGCAAGAGGTTAACCATAGCGGTTGAGTTAGTAGCAAACCCCTCTATAATATTCATGGACGAGCCTACATCAGGACTCGATGCGAGAGCTGCTGCCATTGTTATGAGAACAGTCAGGAACACGGTGGACACAGGGAGGACGGTTGTGTGCACGATTCACCAGCCAAGCATCGACATCTTCGAAGCGTTTGATGAA CTTTTCCTGATGAAGCGAGGAGGACAAGAGATTTATGTCGGTCCATTGGGGCGACATTCTTGCCATCTCATAAAGTACTTTGAG GGTATTGAAGGAGTGAGTGAGATCAAGGATGGTTACAATCCAGCAACCTGGATGCTGGAAGTCACCGGCCCTGCCCAAGAACTAGCTTTGGGGGTCGACTTCGCCGATCTGTATAGGGAATCAGATTTATACAA GAGGAACAAGGCATTGATCCGAGAACTAAGCGTCCCTGCTCCTGGTTCAAAAGACCTGTATTTCCCTACCAAGTACTCACAGTCGTTCTCTACCCAAGTCATGGCTTGCTTATGGAAGCAAAACTGGTCCTACTGGCGCAACCCGCGGTACACGGCCGTTCGGTTTCTCTTCACCACCTTCATAGCTTTGATGTTTGGATCGATGTTCTGGGACATCGGCTCCAGAAC GAAGAGACAGCAAGATCTGTTCAATGCAATGGGATCCATGTATGCCGCAGTTCTCTTCCTGGGGATTCAGAACTCCTCTGCGGTCCAGCCCGTGGTTTCAGTTGAGAGGACAGTCTTCTATAGAGAGAGGGCTGCAGGAATGTATTCAGCCATGCCATACGCACTATCACAG GTTCTGATTGAGCTTCCATACATCCTAGCACAAGCTGCAGTATATGGTGTCATAACATATGCTATGATGGGATTCGATTGGTCGGCCACAAAGTTCTTTTGGTACATTTTCTTCATGTACTTCACGCTGCTCTACTTCACTTTCTACGGCATGATGGTCGTGGCTCTGACACCGAACCACCAAGTTTCTGCCATCGTGTCTTCTGCATTTTATGGAATTTGGAACGTCTTCGCCGGATTCATAATCCCGAGAACT AGGATTCCTAGTTGGTGGAAATGGTACTACTGGGCATGCCCAGTTTCATGGACGCTGTACGGGATGGTGGTTTCGCAATTTGGGGACTTGATGAACAAACTGGAAGACAATGACCAACCAGTGAAGCACTTCCTGAGAGACTACTTCGGCTTCAGGCATGATTTTCTCGGGGCTGTTGCGGGTGCGGTTATCGGATTCACCTTCCTCTTCGCCTTCGTCTTTGCCTACGCAATTCGGTCCTTCAACTTCCAAAGAAGATAG
- the LOC115737468 gene encoding probable 2-oxoglutarate-dependent dioxygenase AOP1, with product MVGTKMASQIPVIAFSQECMIPGTSSWAKACKVVVQALEDHGCFIVDHPNVPPGLHDSVFSVTEDLFDLPHETKIKNTNLKPSHGYLPTRPGTPLLEGMNIDGAEKLEVCEKFTSIMWPSGNDHFCKTVHDYGKFIAEIEKVVFRMVCESYDVEKCYGPYIESCTYLLRFLKYKKPEDLDAGMNPIAHTDKSFLSYLHQNNIRGLEVQTKDGEWFTFEPSASTFMVMAGDACLAWSNGRIKACYHRVAVREESQVRYSLGTFSYVSGTIETPEEFIDEAQPRQYKPFNHIDFLCYYDSSDSRIKAESLIKAYCGVRANQGS from the exons ATGGTAGGAACAAAAATGGCGTCCCAGATCCCAGTGATAGCCTTCTCCCAGGAATGCATGATACCGGGGACAAGTTCATGGGCAAAAGCTTGCAAAGTAGTCGTGCAGGCTCTTGAGGATCATGGTTGCTTCATCGTCGATCACCCCAATGTCCCTCCTGGCCTTCATGACTCCGTCTTTAGCGTGACCGAGGATCTGTTCGACCTCCCCCATGAAACCAAGATCAAGAACACCAACCTCAAGCCTTCCCATGGCTATCTCCCCACAAGACCCGGCACCCCTCTCCTCGAGGGCATGAACATCGACGGGGCCGAGAAGCTTGAAGTCTGCGAAAAGTTCACCTCTATCATGTGGCCATCTGGGAATGACCACTTCTG CAAAACTGTTCATGACTATGGCAAGTTCATAGCTGAGATAGAGAAAGTAGTGTTCAGGATGGTCTGCGAGAGCTACGATGTCGAGAAATGCTATGGCCCTTACATCGAGTCTTGCACGTACCTCCTACGATTCTTGAAGTACAAGAAGCCGGAAGACCTCGACGCCGGCATGAACCCGATCGCTCACACAGACAAGAGCTTCTTGTCCTACTTGCATCAGAACAACATTAGGGGCTTGGAAGTGCAGACCAAAGATGGCGAGTGGTTCACTTTCGAGCCCTCGGCTTCAACTTTCATGGTCATGGCTGGTGATGCCTGTTTG GCATGGAGCAATGGAAGGATCAAGGCTTGTTACCACCGAGTGGCGGTTAGAGAAGAGAGTCAAGTGAGATACTCCCTTGGGACATTCTCGTACGTCTCAGGGACGATCGAGACCCCCGAGGAGTTCATCGACGAAGCACAACCTCGACAATACAAGCCCTTCAATCACATCGATTTCCTTTGCTACTATGACTCTAGCGACAGCCGTATCAAGGCCGAGAGCCTCATCAAGGCCTACTGCGGAGTTCGGGCCAATCAGGGCTCATGA